The genome window CCTCCGGAAGCCCCAGAGCCTTTCATAATCATGGTTCCAATGAGAAGCAGCAATACTTGCTTTTAGCTGATTAGGTTGAAAGAAGCCAGGCACAAACAACCTGACCACGAGAGTGAAAAAGAGCctgggaggggtgaggggggtggaaagcaaagcagggatTCAGGGCTGGTGCTCTGGGTGCCGCAGAGAGAGCTGACGTTGCCTCTCTGGCAGGGAGCATCACCCAGATCGCGCTGTCAGAGGAGAGCATGGAGGAGGGGATCGAGTGGAACTCGGCTCTGACGGCTGCTGTCACCATGGCCACTGAGGAAGGCATGAAAAAGGACACGGATGAGATCTCGGGTAAGCTCAGGCTGCTTGTTGGGTGTTTGCTCCCCCTCTCCTCGCCTGTTACATTCTGGAGActgaaatcctgaaaataaGGAGAGTTTAGGCAGTGCCAGAGCCATCCCCCAGCCCCTTGGCTATCCCAGCGTCTCCCAGGCGTGCAGGGTCCCTGCCAAACGGAGCTCCtcactgcagcaggcagaaggaGGCTTCAGCCCTGGCCTTGTGGCTGATGGATGATCCCCCAAATCAGTTGCTACTAGTTAcagtgaggggttttttttgttcattctaAGGATGTAAACGTCAGCCAGCCTGGAGCTAGACTGAAACCATCAGTGAGCAGTGTCTTGTTAGTACCCCATGTTAGTACCCTGTCAGCTCTCTTGACTGTGTCTCTCTGGCTGCGGTGCCTTGCATTCCCTCTTAGGATCAGTACGGAAGCTTAGGCAGAATTTCCTCAAACAAAGATTTTAAGCTCTGCATCTTGCAAAGATGAACAGAGGCAGTGAAATGTTGCCTTGGAAGTCATGGTGCTGCTTGAAAACATGTTACTGATTGGCTGCCTGGgtctgttttgcttctttggGTGTTCTTTTGCATGTCATATCCACCCCAATGGCCAAATTAGAAGTTGTCTTGCAACGTTACTCTTGCCTGAAAGGTTTAAGGTAGCCTTGTGGGAAAAATGCCAAATGCTTGTACATGTtgacttctttttcccctctccttgtGCCAGAGGACACGCTGATGTTCTGGAAAGGAATAGCTGATGTGGGGCTGATGGAAGAGGTTGTGTGCAACATCCAGAAGGAGATAGAAGAAGTCCTAAGAGGTGTCCAGCAGAGGTTGGGTCAGTCTCCCTTCCAGATGACAGGTAGGTTGTGAGCCACAGCCTCTGGCTCTGCGGTGGGGAAGGATGTTCAAAAGGGCAGCTGCGGGCAAAAAAAAGTGACCAGGGTCCGTCCCCACCATTTGAAGCTGTTGAGTCGGGGTGGTGAGCGAGTTACCGCTCATTAGCTGAGCTGTGGGAGCTGAGTCTGGGTGTGGTCCCAGCCTGCTCAACTGTGAAGTGCGTCCGCTTACACCACTGCGGGGCACAAGGACACAACGTGCCACCCTGTTCCGTGAGCAAAATGACCCTGGCAGCTTGATGAGGCCATCGGGTGACTCTCCTCAGCTCCCGGCCCTCATGAAAGCCTGCCCAGATTCACTTCTCAGACCAGAGTTATTCAAACACTTTTCTCCCTGACAGTGCAGGCTTAAACAGGTCCTGCCCCCTCACTTCTCATTCTGTCTTCACTTGTGCCAGAAAACCTGGTTTTGGGGCTGAACCAGATGAGGGAACTGATCTGGGTTAAAAATAAGTCCCCTCCCCTCTTCAGGGTTATTTTTAACTTGGATCAGTTCCCTAATCCAGTTCAGCACATGCCCCTCTGAGCACAGGGTTTGAGAGCACCTCTTGTTGATGCTCTTACTGAGAGAACATCCATGTAGCCACAAACTTCATTTTAcccaggatatttttttttattttctaatttagcTTTGGGCTGGCGGATCTTTGTGTCTGGTAGGTGGCAGCTTTTGGAAGCTGTAAGTGATTGAAGTCAGTGGATTATAATAGAAATTTTGCACAGCTTTCAGTGGAGCTGGCATGTTAATGACACTGTCAGCAGCACGGGGTGATGATTTGTAGGTGGAGAGCTCGTTTGTATCTCTGTGATTTCAAATTATGCTTTCATTTGCAGCAATTTTGAGCTGCTTGGGTGACAcatctctgtttcattttctttaccaTGTGAATGGGATTATTTAGTCCTTGGATGTCAGAAGGATGAGGGAGCTGGGTCTGCCCTTGTCAGCCAGCCCTTGGGAAAGAACAGAGGGAGTTttacaaaaagcagcagaaaattttTGGTGTAATATGAGCATCTTTTGAGTACCTGACTGAGTCCCACCTGTGGGACTAGGCACTCGTCCCCATGCACTTTGCACATTGCAGATGCTGCAGTCTTGAACAACGTTGCCCACACATTTGGCCTAATGGACACGGTCAAGAAGGTTCTGGACAACAGGAAAAACCAGACAGAGCAAGGAGAGGAACAGTTTCTGTACACACTGGCAGGTACAGTCAGCGCCCAGTAAGGCTTCTCACCCTGTTGCTGCTCTTGGGAACTGATGTGACTTTCCTTCAACATATGAACCGTATTTGGGTTATTGTTCAATACACGCTGCCCCAAAACAAAGGCATCCCAATCCCTTTCCATCCCAGGGCTTGAGTGGaatttcccctctccctttccgCGCAGTGAGCAGTTGCTTGGGGCATTTGACAGCACAAAGTCTGTGCCCTTTGCAGCAGCCAGGGTGCTGGGCGTGCGAGTCCAATTCGGTCGGCATTAGGAAATAGGTGCTGCTAGCTAAGTGCTGTGTGGCAGTCACCCGAGCTGCCGGCAGTGCCGTGCTGTGCCTGAGCTAATAAGCTTCTCCATGTACGGGGTGCTGAGTTGTCTGCTTGTCTTGGCGTGGAGCTATCAGGTGTCTTGCACACGGCTCCCCCTGAGCTGAAGCCAATAAGCTGACCTGGATTCCCCAGAGCCGCTTGCTGGATGTGTCTCCCTCCTCACTGTGTCCTGTAGGACCTGTTCTTATCTGGGATGTCCtagtcccctcctgccctggatAAATGAGATTGCTGTGCTACTTCTGACTTCCAATGGTCACACAGACAAGGGTCGAGGGAGATGTTTCATTGACCCAAGcagtcctgctccctgtccccagtaCAGGTACTCAgctcctggggaggggacccagccAAACTCAGGAAGCAGTTCCTACTGCCCAGGGGGGTTTGTCCACTCTCCTGTGTAGGTGGGTCTAGCTTGGGGAGCAGAAATGCCCATCTTCTCATCAGTAGTAGCAGCCAACTGGTACCTGTTCCTTATCCAGGCACTGACAGCCAGCTAAAGCAGGCTGAGCGGGTGCAGAACATGGACGAGGTCTGTGTGGGTGGCAGGAGAACCTGCCCTTTTCCTTCAGTGCAGTTTGGTCTTGAGTGAAACGCTAAGATTGTGCTCAGCTGGGTGGTTAGGAGACCTCCTGTCGCAAACATGGGGCGTAATGGTCGGTGGTGGAGCCCGCGAGTCCCCCTGAGCTCCCGCAGCGTGCTAGCCCGGGCCCAACGCGCTGCTTAGCCGTTCTCTTTGCAGACCTGGAGCGGCAgttggaagagcagaagaaacttGCCAAGGACCAGAAGGCGAAATCCCAAACCATCCAGAACGTGGTGCTGATGCCTGTCAGCGCTCCCAAGCCCCCCAAGAGACCCCGCCTGCAGCGCCCAGCCTCCGCCACCGTCCTCAGCCCCTCCACCCCCATCCAGCAGCCTCAGTTCACGGTCATCTCGCCCATCGCTATTGCACCCGTCGGACAGCAGTTCTCCGTGGGCAACATCCCGGTGGCAACTATTAGCCAAGGCTCCAGCCCGGTGACTGTTCATACCTTGCCGTCTGGCTCCCAGCTCTTCCGATACGCCACCGTGGTGTCCTCCTCCAAGACCAGCTCCTCCGACACGGTCACCCTCCACCCGTCCTCCAGCCTGGCACTGCTGAGCTCGGCAGCCATGCAGGACAG of Ciconia boyciana chromosome 21, ASM3463844v1, whole genome shotgun sequence contains these proteins:
- the GMEB1 gene encoding glucocorticoid modulatory element-binding protein 1 isoform X2, translated to MNDPSTIETNEEIEIAYPITCGESKAILLWKKFVCPGINVKCVKFNDQLISPKHFVHLAGKSTLKDWKRAIRLGGIMLRKMMDSGQIDFYQHDKVCTNTCRSTKFDLLISSARAPVPGQQSVVQTPTSADGSITQIALSEESMEEGIEWNSALTAAVTMATEEGMKKDTDEISEDTLMFWKGIADVGLMEEVVCNIQKEIEEVLRGVQQRLGQSPFQMTDAAVLNNVAHTFGLMDTVKKVLDNRKNQTEQGEEQFLYTLADLERQLEEQKKLAKDQKAKSQTIQNVVLMPVSAPKPPKRPRLQRPASATVLSPSTPIQQPQFTVISPIAIAPVGQQFSVGNIPVATISQGSSPVTVHTLPSGSQLFRYATVVSSSKTSSSDTVTLHPSSSLALLSSAAMQDSGALANVAAVVNPVELVAMESGLTSTIQAVEGTSDDGQTIIEIDPAPDPEADTDESEGKAVILETELRTEEKVVGDVEDHQHQVHNVEIVVLED